One stretch of Camelus bactrianus isolate YW-2024 breed Bactrian camel chromosome 21, ASM4877302v1, whole genome shotgun sequence DNA includes these proteins:
- the H4C14 gene encoding histone H4, with translation MSGRGKGGKGLGKGGAKRHRKVLRDNIQGITKPAIRRLARRGGVKRISGLIYEETRGVLKVFLENVIRDAVTYTEHAKRKTVTAMDVVYALKRQGRTLYGFGG, from the coding sequence ATGTCTgggaggggaaagggtgggaaagGCTTAGGCAAGGGTGGCGCTAAGCGCCACCGCAAAGTCTTGCGAGACAACATTCAGGGCATCACCAAGCCTGCCATCCGGCGGCTTGCTCGGCGTGGCGGGGTCAAGCGGATCTCCGGCCTTATCTACGAGGAGACCCGGGGTGTGCTGAAGGtgttcctggagaacgtcattcggGACGCCGTCACCTACACTGAGCATGCCAAGCGCAAGACGGTCACTGCCATGGACGTGGTGTACGCCCTCAAGCGGCAGGGACGCACCCTGTATGGCTTCGGAGGCTAA
- the LOC141574307 gene encoding histone H3: MARTKQTARKSTGGKAPRKQLATKAARKSAPATGGVKKPHRYRPGTVALREIRRYQKSTELLIRKLPFQRLVREIAQDFKTDLRFQSSAVMALQEASEAYLVGLFEDTNLCAIHAKRVTIMPKDIQLARRIRGERA; encoded by the coding sequence ATGGCCCGTACAAAGCAGACCGCCCGCAAGTCGACCGGTGGCAAGGCCCCGCGGAAGCAGCTGGCCACTAAGGCGGCCCGCAAGAGCGCGCCGGCCACGGGCGGCGTGAAGAAGCCGCACCGCTACCGACCGGGCACCGTGGCCCTGCGGGAGATCCGGCGCTACCAGAAGTCGACCGAGCTGCTGATCCGCAAGCTGCCGTTCCAGCGGCTGGTGCGCGAGATCGCGCAGGACTTCAAGACGGACCTGCGCTTCCAGAGCTCGGCGGTGATGGCGCTGCAGGAGGCGAGCGAGGCCTACCTGGTGGGGCTGTTTGAAGACACGAACCTGTGCGCCATCCACGCCAAGCGCGTGACCATCATGCCCAAAGACATCCAGCTGGCCCGCCGCATCCGCGGGGAGCGGGCCTAA